The genomic segment AACAAGGATATTTTCTGTTTTTAGCGAATTAGAATTACAAACAAACTTATCAAGAATACAAGATATTGCAAAATAACAGGAACAAAGGAGGTATGAGATTTGAAAATCCATAGAATAGATCATGTGGGTGTAATCGTAAATGATCTCACTGCCGCTAAAGATTTTTTTCTCGATTTTGGCCTTGAGGTGCAAGGGGAATGGGAAATGGAAGGAGAGTTGATAAATCAGGTATTTGGGCTTAATGACGTTAAAGTAGCATGTGTAGGATTAGGGACACCAGACGGTCAAGTATGGATAGAGCTAATCAAATTTTATAATCCGTCAGATGAAAGAGAAATTCAGCAACCTTTTGCAAATACCCCGGGTATTCGGCATATTGCCTTTGCTGTTGAAGATATTGAAGCTGTTGTTGCCAAGTTGAAAAAGAAAGGTACGAAAATCTTTAGTGAGATACTACACTATGAAGAAAGTTATAAGTTATGCTACTGCAGTGGGCCAGAGGGAATTATTTTAGAGTTGGCGGAGAAAATCAAATAAATTATGGGTAATTACTAGTTATCGGGCCAATAATTGATGGATTTTGACATCCTGCCAGTGAAATATGTAATCACGTCGATAAAGTTGTTCCGCAAGCGGGCGCGATTGTTATGTAAGTGTTTCTGTTCTTATTCAACTAACAGGTAATTTAGTGTATCAATAGTAATATATTTCTTATTCAGCTAACGGGGCGGTGGCAGCAGTTAGTTTAATTAACAAATTATATGAAATGCAGTAAAGAACTTTACTCTTTCATAATGATGGTTCGGCTTGTATAAGGTGAAGTAAGCAAAAACACCTCTCACAAACAATTGTGAGAGGTGCTCTTTTCTGCATAAAGAGGTAGACACCAGTGCTTCTTTAAAATCCGCTTTGATTTCCCCTGTTAAGGGACCTACGCTCAATTAATATGGATTATCACTTTAGTTTATCGTTTAAAATGCCCTCTTCTAGGACGGAAAACTTATCTCCATATACTTTCATAATATGTACGTTCCCCCAAGCGCATAGCGAATCTAATATACTCTCCAAGCTTAAACCGTATTCACTCAATTCATATTCTACTTTCGGTGGAACCTGGTTGTAAGCAATCCGGTTAATTACGCCATCTGCTTCTAGCTCACGTAATTGTTGCGTGAGCATTTTTTGTGTGA from the Sporosarcina psychrophila genome contains:
- a CDS encoding winged helix-turn-helix transcriptional regulator; this translates as MTKKKYNISVEATLEVIGGKWKCVILCHLTHGKKRTSELKRLMPDITQKMLTQQLRELEADGVINRIAYNQVPPKVEYELSEYGLSLESILDSLCAWGNVHIMKVYGDKFSVLEEGILNDKLK
- a CDS encoding VOC family protein, yielding MKIHRIDHVGVIVNDLTAAKDFFLDFGLEVQGEWEMEGELINQVFGLNDVKVACVGLGTPDGQVWIELIKFYNPSDEREIQQPFANTPGIRHIAFAVEDIEAVVAKLKKKGTKIFSEILHYEESYKLCYCSGPEGIILELAEKIK